One Mycobacterium sp. SMC-4 DNA window includes the following coding sequences:
- a CDS encoding class I adenylate-forming enzyme family protein yields the protein MRTFAYPPLPYKPTIPVVLASVADQHGDRDLVVTCRTDGSVDRISYAQANSESVDMAARLLSLGVTKGVRVGILAPNGPEFVTAFLAVTRIGAVAVPLNTFLQSAELAWVLRDADIHTVLSMETILGKDMLSRIRDAAGGLESPLRSPDLPQLRNVLALGTTSTSWPTQWPQPVVPDFLSACEQTVRPTDDLLVIYTSGSTSHPKGIVHTHGTAITHSRFIAAEHDWCETDRIYVPMVFFWVAGLVFGFLGPFQFGATVLTEHKFDAGHVLRLLESERATYTTGFPHIGPALANHPDFAATDLSHLREGYQQVLLPPERRTADPSLRVAQLGMTETCSSHTWWPPHEQVPESKRGSLGVSAPGYEHKVIDENGIEVPNGVTGEICVRGTALMRGMIGKHWYELVDRDGWLHTKDAGYRDDDGHLYFAGRTDEMIKTSGTNVAPMEVEAELRRLPEVRVAYVVGLPDPERGAVVSAAVVLNEGHRATAEELATACRSRLAAYKVPKRWAILTDAEPLPYTTTDKIDKRALTKMMDEGVLS from the coding sequence ATGAGGACATTCGCCTATCCGCCGCTGCCCTACAAGCCCACCATCCCGGTTGTGCTGGCGTCGGTGGCCGACCAGCACGGTGACCGTGACCTGGTCGTCACCTGTCGGACCGATGGCTCGGTCGACCGAATCAGCTACGCGCAGGCGAACTCCGAATCCGTCGACATGGCGGCGCGGCTGCTGAGCCTGGGAGTGACCAAGGGCGTCCGGGTCGGCATCCTGGCACCCAACGGGCCCGAGTTCGTGACCGCGTTTCTCGCCGTCACCAGAATCGGCGCCGTCGCCGTGCCGTTGAACACCTTTCTGCAATCCGCAGAACTGGCGTGGGTGTTACGCGACGCCGACATTCACACCGTGTTGTCGATGGAGACGATTCTCGGCAAGGACATGCTCAGCCGTATCCGCGATGCCGCGGGCGGGCTGGAGTCGCCACTGCGATCGCCGGACCTACCCCAGTTGCGCAACGTACTCGCGCTGGGGACGACCTCGACCTCGTGGCCCACCCAGTGGCCACAACCGGTGGTGCCGGACTTCCTGTCGGCCTGCGAGCAGACCGTTCGCCCCACCGATGATCTGCTGGTGATCTACACCTCGGGCAGCACCTCGCACCCGAAAGGCATCGTCCACACCCACGGCACGGCGATCACGCATTCCCGGTTCATCGCCGCCGAGCACGACTGGTGCGAGACCGACCGGATCTATGTGCCCATGGTGTTCTTCTGGGTGGCCGGCCTGGTGTTCGGCTTCCTCGGTCCGTTCCAGTTCGGCGCCACGGTGCTCACCGAGCACAAGTTCGACGCCGGGCACGTGTTGCGGCTCCTCGAGAGCGAACGCGCCACCTACACAACAGGCTTCCCGCACATCGGGCCCGCTCTGGCCAATCACCCCGACTTCGCCGCCACCGACCTGTCGCATCTGCGCGAGGGATATCAACAGGTCCTGCTGCCGCCCGAGCGCCGCACCGCCGATCCGTCCCTGCGGGTGGCCCAGCTGGGTATGACCGAAACGTGCAGCAGCCACACCTGGTGGCCCCCGCACGAGCAGGTTCCCGAATCCAAGCGCGGATCGCTCGGCGTGTCCGCGCCCGGCTATGAGCACAAGGTGATCGACGAAAACGGCATCGAGGTGCCCAACGGAGTGACCGGTGAGATCTGTGTCCGCGGAACGGCTCTGATGCGGGGAATGATCGGCAAACACTGGTATGAATTGGTCGATCGCGACGGCTGGCTGCACACCAAGGACGCCGGTTACCGGGATGACGACGGCCACCTGTACTTCGCCGGCCGTACCGACGAGATGATCAAGACGTCGGGAACCAATGTGGCACCCATGGAAGTCGAGGCAGAGTTGCGCCGGCTACCCGAAGTCCGAGTCGCCTACGTGGTCGGCCTGCCCGACCCCGAGCGGGGCGCCGTCGTCAGCGCCGCCGTCGTGCTCAACGAGGGTCATCGAGCCACCGCCGAGGAGTTGGCGACGGCGTGCCGCTCCCGCCTTGCGGCGTACAAGGTTCCGAAGCGCTGGGCCATCCTGACCGACGCCGAACCGCTGCCCTACACCACCACCGACAAGATCGACAAGCGCGCGCTGACCAAGATGATGGACGAAGGTGTCCTGTCGTGA
- a CDS encoding SDR family NAD(P)-dependent oxidoreductase → MPGDQGLAVVTGGARGIGAAIVAALADAGYRVAIVDVNAKALAQTRDTDAVRNGAALPIELSITDRDAVEREIGRLTTEHGPIAALVNNAGMTLPGSFLDQTDEDWDRIVAVNLTGTFIMAQVCARNMVTQKAGAIVNISSVSAHGVRTGPPAYAAAKAGVEGLSRLMAVQLGPSGVRVNTVVVGTTATPWLLSRKTDDQLETMRESTLTGALGEPQDIAATVAFLCSDAAKHITGQLISVSGGQWMP, encoded by the coding sequence GTGCCGGGTGATCAGGGACTCGCCGTCGTCACCGGCGGTGCGCGCGGCATCGGGGCGGCGATCGTGGCGGCGCTGGCGGACGCGGGCTACCGGGTCGCGATCGTCGACGTGAACGCCAAAGCCCTCGCGCAGACGCGCGACACCGACGCTGTGCGCAACGGTGCCGCGCTCCCGATCGAGCTGTCCATCACCGACCGGGACGCCGTCGAGCGGGAGATCGGTCGACTCACCACCGAACACGGGCCGATCGCGGCGCTGGTCAACAACGCCGGTATGACGCTGCCCGGCTCCTTTCTGGACCAGACCGACGAGGACTGGGACCGGATTGTCGCCGTCAACCTGACCGGCACCTTCATCATGGCCCAGGTCTGCGCGCGGAACATGGTCACCCAGAAGGCCGGCGCCATCGTCAACATCAGTTCCGTGTCGGCGCACGGGGTGCGCACGGGTCCGCCCGCCTACGCGGCCGCCAAGGCCGGCGTCGAGGGGCTGAGCAGGCTGATGGCCGTCCAATTGGGGCCGTCCGGCGTGCGGGTCAACACCGTCGTGGTCGGAACGACGGCCACCCCGTGGCTGTTGTCCCGCAAGACCGACGATCAGCTCGAGACGATGCGCGAGTCGACGCTCACCGGCGCATTGGGCGAGCCGCAGGACATCGCCGCGACGGTCGCGTTCCTGTGCTCCGATGCGGCCAAACACATCACCGGGCAGCTCATCTCGGTGTCGGGCGGCCAGTGGATGCCCTGA
- a CDS encoding TetR/AcrR family transcriptional regulator, protein MDKRRMRGQRNRQALIDAALELFDADGYEATTVELISQRAGVAPRTFFHHFAAKEDILFDGYAERLHEATRRFRASRSQSLWGALAEASAAVAEAISAQPEIFLTRARMYAGHPTLRATRLRLNDDWIEQMTSEVAIRLGADPHTDLRPRLAVSVVNGANRAAIDTWVAGDGRGDLTASMGEAVGLLRPSITRIERLVKADRQRRAG, encoded by the coding sequence ATGGACAAGCGACGCATGCGCGGACAGCGCAACCGGCAGGCGCTGATCGATGCCGCCCTCGAACTCTTCGACGCCGACGGCTACGAAGCCACCACCGTGGAACTCATCTCGCAGCGCGCCGGCGTCGCACCGCGAACCTTCTTCCACCACTTCGCCGCCAAAGAGGACATCCTCTTCGACGGCTACGCCGAGCGACTGCACGAGGCCACCCGCCGATTCCGCGCTTCTCGATCGCAATCCCTGTGGGGTGCGCTGGCTGAGGCGTCGGCCGCGGTCGCCGAAGCCATCAGCGCCCAGCCCGAGATATTCCTGACCAGGGCGCGGATGTATGCCGGCCACCCGACTCTGCGCGCCACCCGGTTGCGCCTCAACGACGATTGGATCGAGCAGATGACCAGCGAGGTGGCCATCCGCCTGGGCGCCGATCCGCACACCGATCTGCGCCCAAGGCTCGCGGTCAGTGTGGTCAACGGAGCCAATCGCGCAGCCATCGACACGTGGGTGGCCGGAGACGGGCGCGGCGATCTCACCGCCTCGATGGGCGAGGCGGTCGGTCTGCTTCGCCCGTCGATCACCCGCATCGAGCGTCTCGTCAAGGCAGACAGGCAACGTCGTGCCGGGTGA
- a CDS encoding MaoC/PaaZ C-terminal domain-containing protein, with the protein MALTTDVVGTVVDPTTYRWTETEAILYALGVGARPPDELRLLNEHGELAVLPTFALLANWWAVKDLRTLLGLGSFPIVHGAQSLTVTRPVPARGEFAVTGTITAVWDRGKHAAVEVTTRGADADGEAFVAVGQIMVLGAGGFGGERGPDAPVDPEQPPDVTVDDDVRAEQAAIYRLSGDRNPLHIDPAAARKFGFDDVFLHGLCTLGFAARALVNAVGRGDPDSLQSISCRFAKPVQLGAGLQTEIWHGEDGVRFRTRQGSIVALSSGTAQLRG; encoded by the coding sequence ATGGCCCTGACCACCGACGTTGTCGGCACTGTTGTCGATCCCACGACCTACCGGTGGACCGAGACCGAGGCGATCCTCTACGCGCTGGGCGTCGGCGCACGGCCACCGGACGAGTTGCGACTGCTCAACGAGCACGGCGAGCTCGCCGTACTGCCGACCTTCGCGCTGCTCGCGAACTGGTGGGCGGTCAAAGACCTACGAACGTTGTTGGGGCTGGGCTCGTTTCCCATCGTGCACGGGGCGCAGTCCCTGACGGTGACGCGTCCGGTGCCCGCACGCGGCGAGTTTGCCGTGACCGGCACGATCACCGCGGTGTGGGACAGGGGCAAGCACGCCGCGGTCGAGGTCACCACGCGGGGCGCCGATGCCGACGGCGAGGCGTTCGTCGCGGTCGGCCAGATCATGGTGCTGGGGGCCGGCGGCTTCGGCGGCGAGCGCGGACCTGATGCGCCCGTGGACCCCGAGCAGCCGCCCGACGTCACCGTCGACGACGACGTCCGAGCCGAGCAGGCGGCGATCTACCGCCTCAGCGGTGACCGCAACCCGTTGCACATCGACCCGGCCGCCGCGCGCAAGTTCGGTTTCGACGACGTCTTCCTGCACGGACTGTGCACCCTTGGCTTCGCCGCGCGGGCACTGGTCAACGCTGTCGGACGGGGCGACCCGGACAGCCTGCAGTCGATCAGCTGCCGGTTCGCCAAGCCGGTGCAGCTCGGCGCTGGGCTGCAGACCGAGATCTGGCACGGTGAGGACGGGGTGCGTTTCCGCACGCGTCAGGGATCGATCGTCGCCCTTTCCTCAGGCACCGCGCAGTTGCGAGGATGA
- a CDS encoding enoyl-CoA hydratase/isomerase family protein: protein MHLERILFDVSEHVATITINRPERLNATDDLTRTELGWAWGQVRDEPDIRVAIITGAGDRAFSAGQDIKATAASGIRNKVPGSRLHHNVWKPVICALNGMVVGGGLHQVADADLIIAADHAELIDTHLKVGNVFALEPAVLLRRMPLSMVMQLALMSKDGRISAARAHQIGLVNEVVPAERLQQRAREIALSIAALSPATTQASIKAMWTSLDVGLHAANDVAYRYVLQHQMTHPDYREGMAAFAEKREPQWVVE, encoded by the coding sequence GTGCACCTGGAGCGAATTCTGTTCGACGTCAGCGAACACGTCGCCACCATCACCATCAACCGCCCCGAGCGGCTGAACGCCACCGACGACCTGACCCGCACCGAGTTGGGTTGGGCGTGGGGGCAGGTGCGAGACGAGCCGGACATTCGCGTGGCCATCATCACCGGCGCCGGCGACCGCGCGTTCAGTGCCGGACAGGACATCAAGGCCACCGCGGCCAGCGGCATCCGGAACAAAGTCCCGGGATCCCGCCTGCACCATAATGTGTGGAAGCCGGTCATCTGCGCACTCAACGGGATGGTGGTCGGCGGCGGCCTGCACCAGGTCGCCGACGCCGACCTGATCATCGCCGCCGACCATGCCGAACTCATCGACACCCACCTGAAGGTGGGCAACGTCTTCGCTCTCGAACCCGCAGTGCTGTTGCGCCGCATGCCGCTCTCGATGGTCATGCAGCTGGCTCTGATGTCCAAAGACGGCAGGATCAGTGCCGCACGTGCCCACCAGATCGGCCTCGTCAACGAAGTCGTCCCGGCTGAGCGCCTGCAGCAACGGGCACGCGAGATCGCGCTGTCGATCGCAGCGCTGTCACCGGCAACCACGCAGGCTTCCATCAAGGCGATGTGGACCAGCCTCGACGTCGGCTTGCACGCCGCCAACGACGTCGCCTACCGGTACGTTCTGCAGCACCAGATGACCCACCCTGACTACCGGGAAGGTATGGCCGCCTTCGCCGAAAAGCGCGAACCGCAGTGGGTCGTGGAATGA
- a CDS encoding LLM class flavin-dependent oxidoreductase — protein MKFGVFILGDKPNHLSDQEVFANVLEEARWAEELGYDEVWLAEHHFSPYGMLADLPMVAAAIAAQTERIRIGTACMVAPFHNPIQLAERIAMVDVLSGGRFDAGFGRGYQAHEFKGFGVPMDEATGRYQECLEIVHLLLTQENVSYHGKYFTIEDVTIYPRPAQQPVPVWGTVMKTPSSFEWLADKGFGAIIGNPYTVDPDLQGALDIYLETQAKKGLEAATGNVWALLNAFCHQDDSFARTYPRESVELSIERHRAYSNPFERGGDIPADYKAYADWFEKHDKQSYEQVLNSHLTLMGNPDRIIDKMRTVVDMGWRNVMLRMSRGGAMDRAKVYDSMKLFADEVIPAATELAAAPA, from the coding sequence ATGAAATTCGGTGTCTTCATCCTCGGCGACAAGCCCAACCACCTGTCCGACCAGGAAGTCTTCGCCAACGTGCTGGAAGAGGCCCGGTGGGCTGAGGAACTCGGCTACGACGAGGTCTGGCTGGCCGAGCATCACTTCTCGCCCTACGGCATGCTGGCTGATCTGCCGATGGTGGCAGCGGCGATCGCCGCGCAGACCGAACGCATTCGCATCGGGACCGCGTGCATGGTGGCCCCGTTCCACAATCCCATCCAGCTCGCCGAGCGCATCGCGATGGTCGACGTGCTCTCCGGCGGTCGATTCGACGCCGGATTCGGTCGCGGTTACCAGGCCCACGAGTTCAAGGGATTCGGCGTCCCGATGGACGAAGCCACCGGCCGATACCAGGAATGCCTGGAGATCGTGCACCTGTTGCTCACTCAGGAGAACGTGAGCTATCACGGGAAGTACTTCACCATCGAGGACGTCACGATCTACCCGCGTCCCGCCCAGCAGCCGGTACCGGTATGGGGCACGGTGATGAAGACCCCGTCGAGCTTCGAATGGCTGGCCGACAAGGGTTTCGGCGCCATCATCGGCAATCCCTACACCGTCGACCCCGACCTACAGGGAGCCCTGGACATCTACCTGGAGACGCAGGCCAAGAAGGGTCTGGAAGCCGCGACCGGCAACGTGTGGGCGCTGCTGAACGCGTTCTGTCACCAGGATGATTCCTTCGCCCGGACCTATCCCCGCGAGAGCGTGGAGCTCTCGATCGAGCGCCATCGCGCATACTCGAATCCGTTCGAACGCGGCGGCGACATCCCGGCCGACTACAAGGCCTACGCGGACTGGTTCGAGAAGCACGACAAGCAGAGCTACGAACAGGTGCTCAACTCGCATCTGACCCTGATGGGCAATCCCGATCGCATCATCGACAAGATGCGCACCGTCGTCGACATGGGTTGGCGCAACGTCATGCTGCGGATGTCACGAGGCGGTGCCATGGACCGGGCGAAGGTCTACGACTCGATGAAGTTGTTCGCCGACGAGGTGATCCCGGCGGCAACCGAACTCGCGGCAGCGCCCGCTTGA